In Rhodovulum sulfidophilum DSM 1374, the following are encoded in one genomic region:
- a CDS encoding class I SAM-dependent methyltransferase, whose protein sequence is MHVNARFWDRLAPRYARMQLRDPEAYEKKLAMTRAWLGPGAQVFEFGCGTGTTALKHAPHAGHVTAIDCAPAMIGIARQKAAEAGIGNVAFRVGDLADMPDSPAAFDMVMAHNVLHLLPDRAEALARVHRMLKPGGVFVSSTACAAGAPRLFRWVLAAGHALRLLPLFNPLTADALRAEIAATGFGIVEDWRPEGGRVPVLFLIAQKPG, encoded by the coding sequence ATGCATGTCAATGCCCGCTTCTGGGACCGGCTGGCGCCGCGCTATGCCCGGATGCAGCTGCGCGATCCCGAGGCCTATGAGAAGAAGCTGGCGATGACGCGGGCCTGGCTGGGGCCCGGGGCGCAGGTCTTCGAATTCGGCTGCGGCACCGGCACGACGGCCCTGAAGCACGCGCCCCATGCCGGCCATGTCACCGCCATCGACTGCGCCCCCGCGATGATCGGGATCGCGCGGCAGAAGGCGGCCGAGGCGGGCATCGGCAATGTCGCGTTCCGGGTCGGCGATCTGGCCGACATGCCGGACAGCCCCGCGGCCTTTGACATGGTGATGGCGCATAACGTCCTGCATCTGCTGCCGGATCGGGCCGAGGCGCTGGCCCGCGTTCACCGCATGCTGAAGCCCGGCGGTGTCTTCGTGTCCTCCACCGCCTGCGCGGCCGGGGCGCCGCGGCTGTTTCGCTGGGTGCTCGCGGCCGGGCATGCGCTGCGGCTTCTGCCGCTTTTCAACCCGCTGACGGCCGACGCGCTCCGGGCCGAGATCGCGGCGACGGGGTTCGGGATCGTCGAGGACTGGCGCCCCGAGGGCGGCCGGGTGCCGGTGCTGTTCCTGATCGCGCAGAAACCGGGATAA
- the ubiG gene encoding bifunctional 2-polyprenyl-6-hydroxyphenol methylase/3-demethylubiquinol 3-O-methyltransferase UbiG codes for MQAAETTVDPSEVAKFEAMAAEWWDPAGKFKPLHMLNPCRLDYITRQIAAEFDRDLAAEAPFKGLRLLDIGCGGGLLSEPMARLGAEVVGADAAERNIPVARIHAEQSGLEIDYRHTTAEALAEAGEQFDVVLNMEVVEHVADPLAYLTACRALLKPGGLHLCSTINRNPKAFMMTILGAEYVMRWLPKGTHEYQKFITPDELCSLLEQAGLKLLDRSGFVFNPLTWDWSISSRDLSVNYVTAARKPA; via the coding sequence ATGCAAGCTGCAGAGACAACCGTCGACCCTTCCGAAGTTGCGAAATTCGAGGCCATGGCCGCCGAATGGTGGGACCCGGCCGGGAAATTCAAGCCGCTGCACATGCTGAACCCCTGCCGGCTGGACTATATCACGCGCCAGATTGCCGCGGAATTCGACCGCGACCTGGCCGCCGAGGCGCCGTTCAAGGGGCTTCGCCTGCTCGATATCGGCTGCGGCGGCGGGCTTCTGTCCGAACCGATGGCGCGCCTCGGCGCCGAGGTCGTGGGCGCGGATGCGGCCGAGCGCAACATCCCGGTCGCGCGGATCCATGCCGAGCAGTCGGGGCTGGAGATCGACTATCGCCACACCACCGCCGAGGCGCTGGCCGAGGCCGGCGAGCAGTTCGACGTGGTGCTGAACATGGAGGTGGTCGAACATGTGGCCGATCCGCTGGCCTATCTGACCGCCTGCCGCGCGCTTCTGAAACCGGGCGGGCTGCATCTGTGCTCGACCATCAACCGCAACCCGAAGGCCTTCATGATGACCATTCTGGGCGCCGAATACGTGATGCGCTGGCTGCCGAAGGGCACCCATGAATACCAGAAGTTCATCACCCCCGACGAGCTTTGCAGCCTTCTGGAACAGGCCGGGCTGAAACTGCTGGACCGCAGCGGCTTCGTGTTCAACCCGCTGACCTGGGACTGGTCGATCTCGAGCCGCGACCTGTCGGTGAACTACGTCACCGCCGCCCGCAAGCCCGCCTGA
- a CDS encoding carbon-nitrogen hydrolase family protein, translating to MRAALIQMTSSDLPEENIGQVRELVREAAAGGAGMVLTPEVTNCLSTSRDWQRNVLTEEAEDPTLAALRQEAASLGIWLLIGSLGLKTTDPDGRFANRSILIEPGGGIVARYDKIHMFDVEISATETFRESDGYRPGARAVLAPTPFGAVGMAICYDLRFAHLFRALAKAGAEILTVPAAFSPVTGAAHWEPLLRARAIETGCYVLAPAQCGLHPASQGQSRRTHGHSLAVSPWGEVLADGGEAPGISYVELDREEVARARARVPSITHDRGFEGP from the coding sequence ATGCGCGCGGCGCTGATCCAGATGACGTCCTCGGACCTGCCGGAAGAGAATATCGGCCAGGTGCGCGAGCTGGTGCGCGAGGCGGCGGCGGGCGGCGCCGGGATGGTCCTGACCCCCGAGGTGACCAACTGCCTTTCGACGAGCCGGGACTGGCAGCGGAATGTGCTGACGGAAGAGGCCGAGGATCCGACCCTGGCGGCGCTGCGGCAAGAGGCCGCGTCGCTGGGGATCTGGCTGCTGATCGGTTCGCTCGGGCTGAAGACGACGGATCCGGACGGTCGCTTTGCCAACCGCTCGATCCTGATCGAGCCCGGCGGCGGCATCGTCGCCCGCTATGACAAGATCCACATGTTCGATGTCGAGATCAGCGCGACCGAGACCTTCCGCGAATCCGACGGCTACCGCCCCGGCGCGCGCGCGGTCCTGGCGCCGACGCCGTTCGGGGCGGTCGGCATGGCGATCTGCTACGACCTGCGCTTCGCGCATCTGTTCCGGGCGCTGGCCAAGGCGGGGGCCGAGATCCTGACCGTGCCCGCCGCCTTTTCGCCGGTGACGGGCGCCGCCCATTGGGAGCCGCTGCTGCGCGCCCGCGCGATCGAGACCGGCTGCTATGTGCTGGCGCCTGCGCAATGCGGGCTGCATCCGGCCTCGCAGGGGCAGTCGCGGCGGACCCATGGCCACAGCCTGGCGGTCTCGCCTTGGGGCGAGGTGCTGGCCGATGGCGGCGAGGCGCCGGGGATCTCCTATGTCGAGCTCGACCGCGAGGAGGTGGCGCGGGCCCGGGCGCGGGTGCCCTCGATCACCCATGACCGGGGTTTCGAGGGGCCGTGA
- a CDS encoding MarR family winged helix-turn-helix transcriptional regulator, with protein MADQLARNRISKALPKGMEISHFSVLNHLARLNEERSPAQLAAAFHVTRGAMTNTLTRLEWAGHVHIRPDWDDARRKMVSISPSGRSAREVAIQAVAPVLAEAVADIGEDRLKAALTVLRMLRQKLEG; from the coding sequence ATGGCCGATCAGCTGGCGCGGAACCGGATTTCGAAGGCCCTGCCCAAGGGGATGGAGATCAGTCACTTTTCCGTGCTGAACCATCTGGCGCGGCTGAACGAAGAGCGCAGCCCGGCGCAGCTGGCGGCGGCCTTCCACGTCACCCGGGGCGCGATGACCAACACGCTGACCCGGCTGGAATGGGCGGGGCATGTGCATATCCGGCCCGACTGGGACGATGCGCGGCGCAAGATGGTCTCGATCAGCCCGTCCGGGCGCTCGGCGCGGGAGGTCGCGATCCAGGCGGTGGCGCCGGTCCTGGCCGAGGCGGTGGCCGATATCGGCGAGGACCGGCTGAAGGCGGCGCTGACGGTGTTGCGGATGCTTCGGCAGAAGCTGGAAGGCTAG
- the pip gene encoding prolyl aminopeptidase → MDKSAGQKRASQHLYPPIDPFDQRMLDVGDGHRIYVEQCGHPQGIPVIVLHGGPGGGCSPAMRRYFDPTEYRIVLFDQRGCGRSRPHASVENNTTWHLIADIEKIREMLGIDRWVLFGGSWGATLALAYAETHPDRVAYMALRGVFLMTGAELDWFYGGGAGQFWPDLWARFSAPIPADERSDMIAAYHRRLFSGDLLTETRHARAWAAWENALASIQHEGPAGEAPADYARAFARLENHYFMNRGFLERDGQLIEDVPRISHVPATIVQGRYDMVCPPGSAYRLAERWGRAELKMVPMAGHALSEPGISAELVRTMRGVQRLAVALGL, encoded by the coding sequence ATGGACAAATCCGCAGGCCAAAAGCGCGCATCGCAGCATCTTTACCCGCCGATCGATCCTTTCGACCAGCGCATGCTGGACGTGGGCGACGGTCACCGGATCTATGTCGAGCAATGCGGGCATCCGCAGGGCATTCCGGTGATCGTGCTGCATGGCGGTCCGGGCGGCGGCTGCAGCCCGGCGATGCGGCGCTATTTCGACCCGACGGAATACCGGATCGTGCTGTTCGACCAGCGCGGCTGCGGCCGGTCGCGGCCCCATGCCAGCGTCGAGAACAACACCACCTGGCATCTGATCGCCGATATCGAGAAGATCCGCGAGATGCTGGGCATCGACCGCTGGGTGCTGTTCGGCGGCAGCTGGGGGGCGACGCTGGCGCTGGCCTATGCCGAGACCCATCCCGACCGCGTCGCCTATATGGCGCTGCGCGGCGTCTTTTTGATGACCGGGGCCGAGCTCGACTGGTTCTATGGCGGTGGCGCCGGGCAGTTCTGGCCCGATCTCTGGGCGCGGTTCTCGGCCCCGATCCCGGCTGACGAGCGGTCCGACATGATCGCGGCCTATCACCGGCGGCTGTTTTCCGGAGACCTGCTGACCGAGACCCGCCATGCCCGGGCCTGGGCCGCCTGGGAAAACGCGCTGGCCTCGATCCAGCATGAGGGCCCGGCCGGAGAGGCGCCCGCCGATTACGCCCGCGCCTTTGCCCGGCTCGAGAACCACTATTTCATGAATCGCGGTTTTCTCGAACGCGACGGCCAGCTCATCGAGGATGTGCCGCGGATCTCGCATGTGCCCGCGACCATCGTGCAGGGCCGCTATGACATGGTCTGCCCGCCCGGCTCGGCCTACCGGCTGGCCGAGCGCTGGGGCCGGGCCGAGCTGAAGATGGTGCCGATGGCCGGGCATGCCCTGTCTGAACCGGGAATCAGTGCCGAGCTGGTGCGCACCATGCGCGGCGTCCAGCGTCTGGCCGTGGCGCTGGGGCTTTAG
- a CDS encoding RNA-binding protein, producing the protein MARGGAGRPADEPERRCIATGEVTPKAGLIRFVVGPDDAAVPDLLGKLPGRGMWVAADRDALEKAVKKRLFSRAAKRPVTVPEDLLEQVEAGLLRRVVDSLSLARKAGRAVVGYEKAKGWLDSGQAAVLIQASDGSERGKAKLRPPREDDGFIGCLTARELGLAFGREHVIHGALAAGGLTERVVEDAAKLSGVRKKDGGGTPGKG; encoded by the coding sequence ATGGCCCGAGGAGGCGCAGGCAGACCGGCGGACGAGCCGGAGAGGCGGTGCATCGCCACGGGCGAGGTGACGCCGAAAGCGGGGCTGATCCGGTTCGTGGTCGGCCCTGACGACGCGGCGGTGCCCGACCTGTTGGGCAAGTTGCCGGGCCGCGGCATGTGGGTCGCGGCCGACCGCGACGCATTGGAGAAGGCGGTGAAGAAGCGCCTGTTCTCGCGTGCGGCAAAACGGCCGGTGACGGTGCCCGAGGACCTGCTGGAGCAGGTCGAGGCGGGGCTCCTGCGCCGGGTGGTCGACAGCCTGTCGCTGGCCCGCAAGGCGGGTCGCGCGGTGGTCGGCTACGAGAAGGCAAAAGGCTGGCTGGACAGCGGGCAGGCGGCAGTCCTGATCCAGGCCAGCGACGGGTCGGAGCGGGGCAAGGCCAAGCTCCGCCCGCCCCGCGAAGACGATGGATTCATCGGCTGTCTGACGGCCCGGGAATTGGGTTTGGCTTTCGGCCGGGAACATGTGATACATGGCGCGCTTGCGGCTGGCGGACTCACTGAACGTGTAGTAGAGGATGCCGCCAAGCTTTCGGGCGTGCGCAAGAAGGACGGGGGAGGGACCCCCGGAAAGGGTTGA
- the infB gene encoding translation initiation factor IF-2 yields MDDTDGKKTLGLRGGSRSGQVKQSFSHGRTKNVVVETKRKRVVVPKPGAAKSGGAGGGRAGGDPSRRPAGISDSEMERRLKALQAAKLREADEARQREEHERQREAERQRRRDEAEAKEREQREIEEAARRKAEEEERKKREEEDAAKKKAAAAERAASAPAKPAPSAGPEETRGPAKTSSPRKVDREREGGADRPNRGKTSPGKGDRRSGKLTVSQALTGGEGGRQRSLAAMKRKQERMRQKAMGGADKHEKVVRDVQVPETILVQELANRMAERSADVVKSLMQMGLMVTQNQPIDADTAELIVEEFGHKVVRVSDADVEQVIDSVEDKAEDLKPRPPVITIMGHVDHGKTSLLDAIRNAKVVAGEAGGITQHIGAYQVKTDSGAVLSFLDTPGHAAFTSMRARGAQVTDIVVLVVAADDSVMPQTIEAINHAKAAGVPMIVAINKCDKPAADAQRVRTELLQHEVVVEAMSGEVQDVEVSAKTGQGLDTLLEAIALQAEILELKANPERAAMGAVIEAQLDVGRGPVATVLVQNGTLKQGDIFVVGEQWGKVRALVNDKGERVQSAGPSVPVEVLGLNGTPEAGDVLNVVDTEAQAREIAEYREHAAKDKRAAAGAATTLDQLLAKAKEDANVAELPILMKADVQGSAEAIVQAMEKIGNDEVRVRVLHAGVGAITETDVGLAEASGAPIIGFNVRANAPARNAANQKGVEIRYYSVIYDLVDDVKAAASGLLSNEIRENFIGYAQIKEVFKVSGVGKVAGCLVTEGVARRSAGVRLLRDDVVVHEGTLKTLKRFKDEVAEVQSGQECGMAFENYDDIRAGDVIEIFERQEVVRTLT; encoded by the coding sequence ATGGACGATACTGACGGCAAAAAGACTTTGGGTTTGCGCGGGGGTTCGCGGTCCGGCCAGGTGAAGCAGAGCTTCTCGCATGGACGGACCAAGAATGTGGTCGTCGAGACCAAGCGCAAGCGCGTTGTCGTGCCCAAGCCAGGAGCCGCGAAATCTGGCGGGGCTGGGGGCGGGCGTGCCGGAGGCGATCCGTCCAGGCGCCCGGCCGGGATTTCCGATTCCGAGATGGAGCGTCGGCTGAAGGCGCTGCAGGCCGCGAAGCTGCGTGAGGCCGACGAGGCCCGGCAACGCGAGGAACACGAGCGTCAGCGCGAGGCAGAGCGCCAGCGCCGCCGCGATGAAGCCGAGGCGAAGGAGCGCGAGCAGCGCGAGATCGAAGAGGCCGCCCGCCGCAAGGCCGAAGAGGAAGAGCGCAAGAAGCGCGAGGAAGAGGACGCCGCCAAGAAGAAGGCGGCCGCCGCCGAACGCGCTGCCTCGGCCCCTGCCAAGCCCGCGCCCTCGGCCGGGCCCGAAGAGACCCGTGGCCCTGCCAAGACCTCTTCGCCGCGCAAGGTTGATCGCGAACGCGAGGGCGGCGCCGACCGTCCGAACCGCGGCAAGACCTCGCCCGGCAAGGGCGACCGTCGCTCGGGCAAGCTGACCGTCAGCCAGGCGCTGACCGGTGGCGAGGGCGGACGCCAGCGCTCGCTCGCGGCGATGAAGCGCAAGCAGGAGCGGATGCGCCAGAAGGCGATGGGCGGTGCCGACAAGCACGAGAAGGTCGTGCGCGACGTGCAGGTGCCCGAAACCATCCTGGTGCAGGAACTGGCCAACCGGATGGCGGAACGTTCTGCCGATGTGGTCAAGTCGCTGATGCAGATGGGCTTGATGGTCACGCAGAACCAGCCGATCGATGCCGATACCGCCGAGCTGATCGTCGAGGAATTCGGCCACAAGGTCGTGCGCGTGTCCGATGCCGATGTCGAACAGGTGATCGACTCGGTCGAGGACAAGGCCGAAGATCTCAAGCCGCGCCCGCCGGTCATCACCATCATGGGCCATGTCGACCACGGCAAGACCTCGCTGCTGGACGCGATTCGCAACGCCAAGGTCGTGGCGGGCGAGGCCGGTGGCATCACCCAGCATATCGGCGCCTATCAGGTGAAAACCGATAGCGGAGCCGTGCTGAGCTTCCTCGACACGCCCGGTCACGCGGCCTTCACCTCGATGCGGGCGCGTGGCGCCCAGGTGACGGATATCGTGGTTCTGGTGGTGGCGGCCGACGACTCGGTCATGCCGCAGACGATCGAAGCCATCAACCATGCCAAGGCCGCGGGCGTTCCGATGATCGTGGCGATCAACAAATGCGACAAGCCCGCCGCCGACGCACAGCGTGTCCGGACGGAACTGCTTCAGCATGAGGTGGTCGTCGAGGCGATGTCGGGTGAAGTGCAGGATGTCGAGGTCTCGGCCAAGACTGGTCAGGGGCTCGACACGCTGCTCGAGGCGATCGCGCTGCAGGCCGAGATCCTGGAACTCAAGGCGAACCCCGAACGCGCCGCCATGGGCGCCGTGATCGAGGCGCAGCTGGATGTGGGCCGCGGCCCGGTCGCGACGGTTCTGGTGCAGAACGGCACGCTGAAGCAGGGCGACATCTTCGTCGTCGGCGAACAGTGGGGCAAGGTCCGCGCGCTGGTCAACGACAAGGGCGAGCGGGTGCAATCCGCCGGTCCGTCGGTGCCGGTCGAGGTGCTTGGCCTGAACGGCACGCCCGAGGCGGGCGACGTCCTGAACGTGGTCGATACCGAGGCCCAGGCCCGCGAGATCGCCGAATATCGCGAGCATGCCGCCAAGGACAAGCGCGCCGCCGCCGGTGCCGCGACCACGCTTGACCAGCTTCTGGCCAAGGCCAAGGAAGACGCCAATGTGGCCGAGCTTCCGATCCTGATGAAGGCCGACGTGCAGGGTTCTGCCGAGGCCATCGTCCAGGCGATGGAGAAGATCGGCAACGACGAGGTGCGCGTGCGCGTGCTGCATGCCGGGGTCGGTGCCATCACCGAAACCGATGTGGGCCTCGCCGAAGCCTCCGGCGCGCCGATCATCGGCTTCAACGTCCGGGCCAATGCCCCGGCGCGGAATGCGGCGAACCAGAAAGGTGTCGAGATCCGCTATTACAGCGTGATCTACGACCTCGTGGACGATGTGAAGGCGGCGGCCTCGGGCCTCCTGTCGAACGAGATCCGCGAGAACTTCATCGGCTATGCCCAGATCAAGGAGGTCTTCAAGGTCTCCGGCGTCGGCAAGGTCGCGGGTTGTCTGGTTACCGAGGGCGTTGCCCGTCGCTCGGCCGGGGTGCGTCTGCTGCGCGACGACGTGGTGGTCCACGAAGGCACGCTGAAGACGCTCAAGCGCTTCAAGGACGAAGTGGCCGAGGTCCAGTCGGGCCAGGAATGCGGCATGGCCTTCGAGAATTACGACGACATCCGTGCCGGCGATGTCATCGAGATCTTCGAGCGTCAGGAAGTCGTCCGGACCCTCACCTGA
- the rimP gene encoding ribosome maturation factor RimP, whose translation MSELIAKTAIDRRLAEILTPAIEGMGFELVRVRLMGGKTKTLQVMAERPDGGIEVDDCAKISTAISALLDVEDPVEEAYTLEVSSPGIDRPLTRLKDFGTWEGYEAKLETVELIDGRRRFKGMLQGVEDEEVLIEIDGPEGDPVIIGLKYDWLSDAKLVLTEELIREMLKARKDAGLIDESDFDEIEADDGSAPQED comes from the coding sequence ATGTCCGAACTCATCGCCAAGACCGCCATCGACCGGCGCCTGGCCGAGATCCTCACCCCCGCCATCGAGGGGATGGGCTTCGAGCTGGTGCGCGTCCGTCTGATGGGCGGCAAGACCAAGACCCTGCAGGTGATGGCCGAGCGGCCCGATGGCGGGATCGAGGTCGATGACTGCGCGAAGATCTCGACCGCGATCTCGGCGCTGCTCGATGTCGAGGACCCGGTCGAAGAGGCCTATACGCTGGAGGTCTCGTCGCCCGGCATCGACCGCCCGCTGACCCGGCTGAAGGATTTCGGCACCTGGGAGGGCTACGAGGCCAAGCTGGAAACCGTCGAGCTGATCGACGGCCGCCGCCGCTTCAAGGGAATGCTGCAGGGGGTAGAGGATGAAGAGGTGCTGATCGAGATCGACGGCCCCGAAGGCGATCCGGTGATCATCGGGCTCAAATATGACTGGCTTTCGGATGCCAAGCTGGTGCTGACCGAAGAGCTGATTCGCGAGATGCTGAAGGCGCGCAAGGATGCGGGCCTCATCGACGAGAGCGACTTTGACGAGATCGAGGCGGACGACGGGTCCGCCCCGCAGGAGGACTGA
- the grxC gene encoding glutaredoxin 3: MQTVEIYTTSSCGYCHAAKRLLDGKGVSYAEFDVTADPGLRQQMMERADGGYTVPQIFIGETHVGGCDDLYDLERAGKLDPLLAG; this comes from the coding sequence ATGCAAACGGTTGAAATCTACACGACGTCCAGCTGCGGCTATTGCCATGCCGCCAAGCGGCTGCTCGACGGCAAGGGCGTATCCTATGCCGAATTCGACGTGACCGCCGATCCGGGCCTGCGCCAGCAGATGATGGAACGGGCCGATGGCGGCTATACCGTGCCGCAGATCTTCATCGGCGAGACCCATGTCGGTGGCTGCGACGACCTCTACGACCTTGAGCGGGCGGGTAAACTCGACCCGCTCCTGGCGGGATAG
- a CDS encoding double zinc ribbon domain-containing protein, with protein MRLIYPPRCVACGEPVERDHALCARCWGELDFVTGLVCDACGLPLPGEEADDPVWCDDCLSAPRPWARGRAALLYRGRARGLVLAFKHGDRTDLARAASGWMLRAGRPILGPGMLVAPVPLHRWRLLRRRYNQSALLSRGVAEGAGAEHCPDLLVRLRATRPQEGMNAEARAANQAGAIAVGLRHRGRVAGRTVLLIDDVMTSGATLGAAAGACLAAGAAEVRVLVLARVAKAD; from the coding sequence ATGCGACTCATCTACCCGCCGCGCTGTGTGGCCTGTGGCGAGCCGGTCGAGCGTGACCACGCGCTTTGCGCCCGCTGCTGGGGCGAGCTGGACTTCGTGACCGGGCTGGTCTGCGACGCCTGCGGGCTGCCGCTGCCCGGCGAGGAGGCGGATGATCCGGTCTGGTGCGACGACTGTCTGTCGGCGCCCCGGCCCTGGGCGCGGGGGCGGGCGGCGTTGCTGTATCGCGGCCGGGCGCGGGGGCTGGTGCTGGCCTTCAAGCATGGCGACCGCACCGATCTGGCCCGGGCCGCCTCGGGCTGGATGCTGCGCGCCGGGCGGCCGATCCTCGGGCCCGGCATGCTGGTCGCGCCGGTGCCGCTGCATCGCTGGCGGCTTTTGCGGCGGCGCTACAACCAGTCGGCGCTGTTGTCGCGGGGCGTGGCCGAGGGCGCCGGCGCCGAGCATTGCCCCGACCTGCTGGTCCGGCTGCGCGCCACCCGCCCCCAGGAAGGCATGAATGCCGAGGCCCGCGCCGCCAACCAGGCCGGGGCGATCGCGGTCGGGCTGCGCCACCGCGGGCGGGTTGCCGGGCGCACGGTCCTGCTGATCGACGACGTGATGACCTCGGGGGCGACGCTCGGCGCCGCGGCCGGGGCCTGTCTGGCCGCCGGCGCCGCCGAGGTGCGGGTGCTGGTTCTGGCCCGCGTTGCGAAAGCCGACTGA
- the nusA gene encoding transcription termination factor NusA, which translates to MAITSANQLELLQTAEAVAREKMIDPDLVVQAMEESLARAAKSRYGAEMDIRVAIDRKTGRATFTRVRTVVEDELLENYQAELTVKQAKQYLADPQIGDTVVDEVPPVELGRIAAQSAKQVILQKVREAERDRQYEEFKDRAGTIINGQVKREEYGNVIVDIGRGEGILRRNEKIGRESYRPNDRIRCYIKDVRRETRGPQIFLSRTAPEFMAELFKMEVPEIYDGIIEIKAVARDPGSRAKIAVISYDNSIDPVGACVGMRGSRVQAVVNELQGEKIDIIPWNEDQATFLVNALQPAEVSKVVIDEEAGKIEVVVPDEQLSLAIGRRGQNVRLASQLTALDIDIMTEAEESQRRQAEFEQRTKLFMDTLDLDEFFAQLLVSEGFTNLEEVAYVDLDELLVIDGVDEDTAGELQARARDHIEAMNRKALEHARELGVEDSLVDFGGLTPQMIEALAEDGVKTLEDFATCADWELAGGWTTVNGERQKDEGLLEKFDVSLEEAQTLVMTARVQLGWVDPSELEPEAEPEEDEGGEEEAGA; encoded by the coding sequence ATGGCGATTACCTCTGCCAACCAGCTCGAACTGTTGCAGACCGCCGAGGCGGTGGCGCGCGAGAAGATGATCGACCCCGATCTGGTCGTGCAGGCGATGGAGGAATCCCTCGCCCGGGCCGCCAAGTCCCGCTACGGCGCGGAAATGGACATCCGCGTGGCGATCGACCGCAAGACCGGCCGCGCCACCTTCACCCGGGTCCGGACCGTGGTCGAGGACGAGCTGCTGGAAAACTATCAGGCCGAGCTGACCGTCAAGCAGGCCAAACAGTATCTGGCCGATCCGCAGATCGGCGACACGGTGGTCGACGAGGTGCCGCCGGTCGAGCTGGGGCGGATCGCCGCGCAGTCGGCCAAGCAGGTGATCCTGCAGAAGGTCCGCGAGGCCGAGCGCGACCGCCAGTACGAGGAATTCAAGGACCGCGCGGGCACGATCATCAACGGTCAGGTCAAGCGCGAGGAATACGGCAACGTCATCGTCGATATCGGCCGGGGCGAGGGCATCCTTCGCCGGAACGAGAAGATCGGCCGCGAAAGCTACCGCCCGAACGACCGCATCCGCTGCTACATCAAGGATGTGCGCCGCGAGACCCGCGGCCCGCAGATCTTCCTCAGCCGCACCGCGCCGGAATTCATGGCCGAGCTGTTCAAGATGGAAGTGCCGGAAATCTACGACGGCATCATCGAGATCAAGGCGGTCGCGCGCGACCCCGGCTCGCGCGCGAAGATCGCGGTCATTTCCTATGACAACTCGATCGACCCCGTCGGCGCCTGCGTCGGCATGCGCGGTTCGCGCGTGCAGGCGGTGGTGAACGAGCTGCAGGGCGAGAAGATCGACATCATCCCGTGGAACGAGGATCAGGCGACCTTCCTCGTGAACGCGCTGCAGCCGGCCGAGGTCTCGAAGGTCGTGATCGACGAGGAGGCCGGCAAGATCGAGGTGGTGGTGCCGGACGAGCAGCTTTCGCTCGCGATCGGGCGCCGCGGCCAGAACGTGCGGCTGGCCTCGCAACTGACGGCGCTCGACATCGACATCATGACCGAGGCCGAGGAAAGCCAGCGTCGTCAGGCCGAGTTCGAGCAACGCACCAAGCTGTTCATGGATACGCTCGATCTCGACGAGTTCTTCGCCCAGCTTCTGGTCTCGGAGGGTTTCACCAATCTCGAGGAGGTGGCCTATGTCGATCTCGACGAGCTTCTGGTGATCGACGGGGTCGACGAGGACACCGCCGGCGAGCTGCAGGCCCGGGCCCGCGACCATATCGAGGCGATGAACCGCAAGGCGCTGGAACATGCGCGCGAGCTTGGCGTCGAGGACAGCCTGGTTGACTTTGGGGGTCTGACCCCCCAAATGATCGAGGCACTGGCCGAAGATGGCGTGAAGACGCTGGAAGATTTTGCGACCTGCGCCGACTGGGAGCTTGCCGGTGGCTGGACCACCGTCAATGGCGAGCGTCAGAAAGACGAAGGCCTCCTCGAGAAATTCGATGTTTCGCTCGAAGAGGCCCAGACGCTGGTGATGACGGCGCGCGTCCAGCTTGGCTGGGTCGACCCGTCCGAGCTGGAGCCGGAAGCCGAGCCCGAGGAAGACGAAGGCGGCGAGGAGGAGGCCGGGGCCTGA